One region of Bombus affinis isolate iyBomAffi1 chromosome 5, iyBomAffi1.2, whole genome shotgun sequence genomic DNA includes:
- the LOC126916138 gene encoding uncharacterized protein DDB_G0284459-like isoform X3 encodes MSCRKKIDSKLWLEYTQTMETEVRTLKQELVRTQEALKAATKRCRDLVKELDNRTANHESERSLRDQQLSRILRALLVLEARLKQEQKSIRQLLCEKDNVIKNQQLEIAKLRRYTKNYIKCKREQTLGKSSMKLNTATDIKNNDLQTPNADAGSRQNCGISKEIQNLKCEIITKLNSSEIPVALEELDRGVKKTHSFAGSDISKTSLTSSENTDVSIITTTTEGSPSLLSTEGFCEGESSDVSPGSTLNKSNRCSPTMVTDSENEITMIYDGDDDEQTMLVENGSKLPRKKLGIGRSRTQKALNETDMIEPTNIARTESKDDGMDCNFVSEDEEKEQEPIYVNACNETNSRNLEHTGNVIAEMPKMNEDYSNNNNNSSNNGSNNNNSVCLKMEIEEHNAEETSGNWYSDPDEDKVNDDVFRHSTYRPNSKHNSVLECVNQILLRDMEEEESILSIPRKFKHRGRIVRFQPAKLSDIESVGSEMERKNSEEGITEKELASNELTDVSVNSFEPTATEDEFGMSLTESTSTSNVATTITNHESSLEEESEESKAIPIVIIEPKVEVEETRHTSFPSSQVIQKTKTSVNASNPPLKLERIEEKTCLQMSTKGLTIAKNLDYEDIESLPEIISPPPKTPPALPPKPQFKNNTLILKKIPSPSFLIDETRKKQQLLEPSSSEHSKKIFGFISSPLKSAGINVSSARSLNFDDAINKVTGNNEEGNFWKNRFNNVRSSFQTRQSVSHETNGEQTRKIPRVTNIVRHFEEFKIGGESEDQTKERTKTKEKHVHSEFDQEFDIRQNFEEFNLDECDLSDDPDRPEGDGSERLGNLGATVGQNEKTAATKDNNNVPLAASNSSSGYDHFLETTGLSNKSILTPSRLLSNHKSMLKPKDVKYKNKIKATAVMEKHGVSTTNNTTHIRHWTGPFV; translated from the exons ATGTCGTGCAGGAAAAAGATCGACTCGAAACTCTGGCTGGAGTATACCCAAACG ATGGAAACCGAGGTGCGAACTCTCAAGCAAGAGCTGGTTCGTACTCAGGAGGCCTTGAAGGCAGCCACGAAGAGATGCCGTGATCTGGTGAAAGAGCTGGACAATCGCACTGCGAACCACGAGTCCGAAAGAAGTCTTCGAGATCAGCAATTATCGCGGATACTTCGTGCTCTGTTGGTGCTGGAGGCACGGCTGAAGCAAGAGCAGAAATCGATCAGACAACTACTTTGCGAAAAGGACAATGTGATCAAGAACCAGCAGCTTGAAATCGCTAAGCTCAGACGTTACACCAAGAATTATATCAAATGCAAACGCGAACAGACCCTTGGTAAATCGTCAATGAAGCTTAACACGGCAACCGACATTAAAAACAACGATTTGCAAACGCCCAATGCCGAT GCAGGCTCCAGGCAAAACTGTGGAATTAGTAAAGAGATTCAAAACCTGAAGTGCGAGATAATCACAAAACTGAATTCGTCGGAGATACCTGTTGCGCTCGAAGAGTTGGACAGAGGGGTGAAGAAGACGCACAGCTTCGCTGGGAGCGATATTTCGAAAACGAGTCTGACGAGCAGCGAAAACACAGATGTGTCGATTATCACAACCACCACAGAGGGCAGCCCCTCGTTGCTCAGCACCGAGGGTTTCTGCGAGGGCGAAAGTAGCGACGTTTCACCCGGTTCCACGCTGAATAAATCCAATAGATGTTCGCCTACGATGGTTACGGATAGCGAGAACGAAATCACAATGATCTACGATGGTGATGATGATGAACAGACGATGTTGGTTGAAAACGGTTCTAAATTGCCGAGGAAAAAGCTAGGAATCGGTAGATCGAGAACACAGAAGGCTTTGAACGAAACGGACATGATCGAACCGACGAATATCGCGAGAACGGAAAGTAAAGACGACGGAATGGACTGTAACTTTGTGTCAGAggacgaagaaaaagaacagGAACCAATTTATGTAAACGCTTGCAACGAGACAAACTCAAGAAATTTAGAACACACAGGAAACGTGATCGCGGAAATGCCGAAGATGAACGAGgattatagtaataataataataacagtagCAATAACgggagtaataataataatagtgt ATGCCTAAAAATGGAAATCGAAGAACACAACGCAGAAGAGACCAGCGGGAACTGGTACAGCGACCCTGACGAGGATAAAGTCAACGACGACGTCTTTAGGCACAGCACATATCGACCGAATAGCAAACATAATTCCGTTTTGGAGTGTGTTAATCAGATCCTTTTACGAGACATGGAGGAGGAAGAGAGTATTCTTTCCATACCTAGGAAGTTTAAACATCGAGGAAGAATCGTCCGATTTCAACCAGCTAAATTATCGGATATCGAGTCCGTGGGATCTGAAATGGAGAGGAAGAACTCTGAAGAAGGAATTACAGAAAAAGAATTAGCTAGCAACGAATTGACCGATGTTTCTGTAAACAGTTTCGAACCCACTGCTACAGAAGACGAGTTTGGCATGAGTCTTACTGAAAGTACTTCAACCTCAAATGTTGCAACCACGATCACGAATCATGAGTCGAGTCTTGAGGAAGAATCGGAAGAATCAAAGGCTATTCCAATTGTCATTATAGAACCAAAGGTCGAAGTTGAGGAGACGAGGCATACGAGTTTCCCCTCTTCACAGGTGATACAAAAGACGAAAACGTCTGTAAATGCGTCGAATCCACCTTTAAAATTAGAGCGTATCGAGGAAAAGACTTGTCTGCAGATGTCTACGAAAGGATTGACCATAGCGAAAAATTTGGATTATGAGGATATCGAGTCACTTCCGGAGATTATATCACCACCTCCTAAAACACCTCCTGCGTTGCCTCCCAAACCGCAGTTCAAGAATAACACGTTAATCTTAAAAAAGATTCCTAGCCCCTCGTTTCTCATCGATGAGACGCGGAAGAAGCAACAGCTACTTGAACCTAGTTCGTCTGAACATAGCAAGAAGATATTCGGTTTTATATCTTCTCCTTTAAAATCTGCGGGGATTAACGTATCATCTGCGAGAAGTTTAAACTTCGACGATGCGATTAATAAAGTTACAGGGAACAATGAAGAGGGGAACTTCTGGAAAAACAGGTTTAATAATGTCCGATCTTCATTCCAGACGCGTCAGAGCGTCAGTCATGAAACTAACGGGGAACAAACCCGGAAAATTCCCAGAGTCACTAACATCGTTCGCCATTTTGAAGAATTCAAAATTGGCGGTGAATCGGAGGATCAAACAAAAGAACGCACGAAAACCAAGGAGAAACATGTCCATTCAGAATTTGATCAGGAATTTGATATCAGACAAAATTTTGAAGAGTTCAATTTGGATGAATGTGATTTGTCAGATGATCCGGATAGACCAGAGGGCGATGGATCGGAGAGGCTCGGTAATCTTGGGGCGACGGTTGGTCAGAACGAGAAAACTGCCGCAACCAAAGACAATAATAATGTTCCTCTTGCTGCGAGCAATTCGAGCAGCGGCTACGATCACTTCTTAGAAACTACAGGTCTTAGCAACAAATCCATATTAACACCATCGAGGTTGCTGAGCAACCACAAGAGTATGTTAAAGCCAAAAGACGTCAAGTATAAGAATAAGATCAAAGCGACAGCAGTTATGGAAAAACATGGTGTTTCCACGACGAACAATACTACCCATATTAGACATTGGACTGGCCCATTCGTCTGA
- the LOC126916138 gene encoding uncharacterized protein DDB_G0284459-like isoform X2 — translation MWFHQQMNSIFYVDADIKPAYLAKDDRMETEVRTLKQELVRTQEALKAATKRCRDLVKELDNRTANHESERSLRDQQLSRILRALLVLEARLKQEQKSIRQLLCEKDNVIKNQQLEIAKLRRYTKNYIKCKREQTLGKSSMKLNTATDIKNNDLQTPNADAGSRQNCGISKEIQNLKCEIITKLNSSEIPVALEELDRGVKKTHSFAGSDISKTSLTSSENTDVSIITTTTEGSPSLLSTEGFCEGESSDVSPGSTLNKSNRCSPTMVTDSENEITMIYDGDDDEQTMLVENGSKLPRKKLGIGRSRTQKALNETDMIEPTNIARTESKDDGMDCNFVSEDEEKEQEPIYVNACNETNSRNLEHTGNVIAEMPKMNEDYSNNNNNSSNNGSNNNNSVCLKMEIEEHNAEETSGNWYSDPDEDKVNDDVFRHSTYRPNSKHNSVLECVNQILLRDMEEEESILSIPRKFKHRGRIVRFQPAKLSDIESVGSEMERKNSEEGITEKELASNELTDVSVNSFEPTATEDEFGMSLTESTSTSNVATTITNHESSLEEESEESKAIPIVIIEPKVEVEETRHTSFPSSQVIQKTKTSVNASNPPLKLERIEEKTCLQMSTKGLTIAKNLDYEDIESLPEIISPPPKTPPALPPKPQFKNNTLILKKIPSPSFLIDETRKKQQLLEPSSSEHSKKIFGFISSPLKSAGINVSSARSLNFDDAINKVTGNNEEGNFWKNRFNNVRSSFQTRQSVSHETNGEQTRKIPRVTNIVRHFEEFKIGGESEDQTKERTKTKEKHVHSEFDQEFDIRQNFEEFNLDECDLSDDPDRPEGDGSERLGNLGATVGQNEKTAATKDNNNVPLAASNSSSGYDHFLETTGLSNKSILTPSRLLSNHKSMLKPKDVKYKNKIKATAVMEKHGVSTTNNTTHIRHWTGPFV, via the exons ATGGAAACCGAGGTGCGAACTCTCAAGCAAGAGCTGGTTCGTACTCAGGAGGCCTTGAAGGCAGCCACGAAGAGATGCCGTGATCTGGTGAAAGAGCTGGACAATCGCACTGCGAACCACGAGTCCGAAAGAAGTCTTCGAGATCAGCAATTATCGCGGATACTTCGTGCTCTGTTGGTGCTGGAGGCACGGCTGAAGCAAGAGCAGAAATCGATCAGACAACTACTTTGCGAAAAGGACAATGTGATCAAGAACCAGCAGCTTGAAATCGCTAAGCTCAGACGTTACACCAAGAATTATATCAAATGCAAACGCGAACAGACCCTTGGTAAATCGTCAATGAAGCTTAACACGGCAACCGACATTAAAAACAACGATTTGCAAACGCCCAATGCCGAT GCAGGCTCCAGGCAAAACTGTGGAATTAGTAAAGAGATTCAAAACCTGAAGTGCGAGATAATCACAAAACTGAATTCGTCGGAGATACCTGTTGCGCTCGAAGAGTTGGACAGAGGGGTGAAGAAGACGCACAGCTTCGCTGGGAGCGATATTTCGAAAACGAGTCTGACGAGCAGCGAAAACACAGATGTGTCGATTATCACAACCACCACAGAGGGCAGCCCCTCGTTGCTCAGCACCGAGGGTTTCTGCGAGGGCGAAAGTAGCGACGTTTCACCCGGTTCCACGCTGAATAAATCCAATAGATGTTCGCCTACGATGGTTACGGATAGCGAGAACGAAATCACAATGATCTACGATGGTGATGATGATGAACAGACGATGTTGGTTGAAAACGGTTCTAAATTGCCGAGGAAAAAGCTAGGAATCGGTAGATCGAGAACACAGAAGGCTTTGAACGAAACGGACATGATCGAACCGACGAATATCGCGAGAACGGAAAGTAAAGACGACGGAATGGACTGTAACTTTGTGTCAGAggacgaagaaaaagaacagGAACCAATTTATGTAAACGCTTGCAACGAGACAAACTCAAGAAATTTAGAACACACAGGAAACGTGATCGCGGAAATGCCGAAGATGAACGAGgattatagtaataataataataacagtagCAATAACgggagtaataataataatagtgt ATGCCTAAAAATGGAAATCGAAGAACACAACGCAGAAGAGACCAGCGGGAACTGGTACAGCGACCCTGACGAGGATAAAGTCAACGACGACGTCTTTAGGCACAGCACATATCGACCGAATAGCAAACATAATTCCGTTTTGGAGTGTGTTAATCAGATCCTTTTACGAGACATGGAGGAGGAAGAGAGTATTCTTTCCATACCTAGGAAGTTTAAACATCGAGGAAGAATCGTCCGATTTCAACCAGCTAAATTATCGGATATCGAGTCCGTGGGATCTGAAATGGAGAGGAAGAACTCTGAAGAAGGAATTACAGAAAAAGAATTAGCTAGCAACGAATTGACCGATGTTTCTGTAAACAGTTTCGAACCCACTGCTACAGAAGACGAGTTTGGCATGAGTCTTACTGAAAGTACTTCAACCTCAAATGTTGCAACCACGATCACGAATCATGAGTCGAGTCTTGAGGAAGAATCGGAAGAATCAAAGGCTATTCCAATTGTCATTATAGAACCAAAGGTCGAAGTTGAGGAGACGAGGCATACGAGTTTCCCCTCTTCACAGGTGATACAAAAGACGAAAACGTCTGTAAATGCGTCGAATCCACCTTTAAAATTAGAGCGTATCGAGGAAAAGACTTGTCTGCAGATGTCTACGAAAGGATTGACCATAGCGAAAAATTTGGATTATGAGGATATCGAGTCACTTCCGGAGATTATATCACCACCTCCTAAAACACCTCCTGCGTTGCCTCCCAAACCGCAGTTCAAGAATAACACGTTAATCTTAAAAAAGATTCCTAGCCCCTCGTTTCTCATCGATGAGACGCGGAAGAAGCAACAGCTACTTGAACCTAGTTCGTCTGAACATAGCAAGAAGATATTCGGTTTTATATCTTCTCCTTTAAAATCTGCGGGGATTAACGTATCATCTGCGAGAAGTTTAAACTTCGACGATGCGATTAATAAAGTTACAGGGAACAATGAAGAGGGGAACTTCTGGAAAAACAGGTTTAATAATGTCCGATCTTCATTCCAGACGCGTCAGAGCGTCAGTCATGAAACTAACGGGGAACAAACCCGGAAAATTCCCAGAGTCACTAACATCGTTCGCCATTTTGAAGAATTCAAAATTGGCGGTGAATCGGAGGATCAAACAAAAGAACGCACGAAAACCAAGGAGAAACATGTCCATTCAGAATTTGATCAGGAATTTGATATCAGACAAAATTTTGAAGAGTTCAATTTGGATGAATGTGATTTGTCAGATGATCCGGATAGACCAGAGGGCGATGGATCGGAGAGGCTCGGTAATCTTGGGGCGACGGTTGGTCAGAACGAGAAAACTGCCGCAACCAAAGACAATAATAATGTTCCTCTTGCTGCGAGCAATTCGAGCAGCGGCTACGATCACTTCTTAGAAACTACAGGTCTTAGCAACAAATCCATATTAACACCATCGAGGTTGCTGAGCAACCACAAGAGTATGTTAAAGCCAAAAGACGTCAAGTATAAGAATAAGATCAAAGCGACAGCAGTTATGGAAAAACATGGTGTTTCCACGACGAACAATACTACCCATATTAGACATTGGACTGGCCCATTCGTCTGA
- the LOC126916138 gene encoding uncharacterized protein DDB_G0284459-like isoform X4: protein METEVRTLKQELVRTQEALKAATKRCRDLVKELDNRTANHESERSLRDQQLSRILRALLVLEARLKQEQKSIRQLLCEKDNVIKNQQLEIAKLRRYTKNYIKCKREQTLGKSSMKLNTATDIKNNDLQTPNADAGSRQNCGISKEIQNLKCEIITKLNSSEIPVALEELDRGVKKTHSFAGSDISKTSLTSSENTDVSIITTTTEGSPSLLSTEGFCEGESSDVSPGSTLNKSNRCSPTMVTDSENEITMIYDGDDDEQTMLVENGSKLPRKKLGIGRSRTQKALNETDMIEPTNIARTESKDDGMDCNFVSEDEEKEQEPIYVNACNETNSRNLEHTGNVIAEMPKMNEDYSNNNNNSSNNGSNNNNSVCLKMEIEEHNAEETSGNWYSDPDEDKVNDDVFRHSTYRPNSKHNSVLECVNQILLRDMEEEESILSIPRKFKHRGRIVRFQPAKLSDIESVGSEMERKNSEEGITEKELASNELTDVSVNSFEPTATEDEFGMSLTESTSTSNVATTITNHESSLEEESEESKAIPIVIIEPKVEVEETRHTSFPSSQVIQKTKTSVNASNPPLKLERIEEKTCLQMSTKGLTIAKNLDYEDIESLPEIISPPPKTPPALPPKPQFKNNTLILKKIPSPSFLIDETRKKQQLLEPSSSEHSKKIFGFISSPLKSAGINVSSARSLNFDDAINKVTGNNEEGNFWKNRFNNVRSSFQTRQSVSHETNGEQTRKIPRVTNIVRHFEEFKIGGESEDQTKERTKTKEKHVHSEFDQEFDIRQNFEEFNLDECDLSDDPDRPEGDGSERLGNLGATVGQNEKTAATKDNNNVPLAASNSSSGYDHFLETTGLSNKSILTPSRLLSNHKSMLKPKDVKYKNKIKATAVMEKHGVSTTNNTTHIRHWTGPFV, encoded by the exons ATGGAAACCGAGGTGCGAACTCTCAAGCAAGAGCTGGTTCGTACTCAGGAGGCCTTGAAGGCAGCCACGAAGAGATGCCGTGATCTGGTGAAAGAGCTGGACAATCGCACTGCGAACCACGAGTCCGAAAGAAGTCTTCGAGATCAGCAATTATCGCGGATACTTCGTGCTCTGTTGGTGCTGGAGGCACGGCTGAAGCAAGAGCAGAAATCGATCAGACAACTACTTTGCGAAAAGGACAATGTGATCAAGAACCAGCAGCTTGAAATCGCTAAGCTCAGACGTTACACCAAGAATTATATCAAATGCAAACGCGAACAGACCCTTGGTAAATCGTCAATGAAGCTTAACACGGCAACCGACATTAAAAACAACGATTTGCAAACGCCCAATGCCGAT GCAGGCTCCAGGCAAAACTGTGGAATTAGTAAAGAGATTCAAAACCTGAAGTGCGAGATAATCACAAAACTGAATTCGTCGGAGATACCTGTTGCGCTCGAAGAGTTGGACAGAGGGGTGAAGAAGACGCACAGCTTCGCTGGGAGCGATATTTCGAAAACGAGTCTGACGAGCAGCGAAAACACAGATGTGTCGATTATCACAACCACCACAGAGGGCAGCCCCTCGTTGCTCAGCACCGAGGGTTTCTGCGAGGGCGAAAGTAGCGACGTTTCACCCGGTTCCACGCTGAATAAATCCAATAGATGTTCGCCTACGATGGTTACGGATAGCGAGAACGAAATCACAATGATCTACGATGGTGATGATGATGAACAGACGATGTTGGTTGAAAACGGTTCTAAATTGCCGAGGAAAAAGCTAGGAATCGGTAGATCGAGAACACAGAAGGCTTTGAACGAAACGGACATGATCGAACCGACGAATATCGCGAGAACGGAAAGTAAAGACGACGGAATGGACTGTAACTTTGTGTCAGAggacgaagaaaaagaacagGAACCAATTTATGTAAACGCTTGCAACGAGACAAACTCAAGAAATTTAGAACACACAGGAAACGTGATCGCGGAAATGCCGAAGATGAACGAGgattatagtaataataataataacagtagCAATAACgggagtaataataataatagtgt ATGCCTAAAAATGGAAATCGAAGAACACAACGCAGAAGAGACCAGCGGGAACTGGTACAGCGACCCTGACGAGGATAAAGTCAACGACGACGTCTTTAGGCACAGCACATATCGACCGAATAGCAAACATAATTCCGTTTTGGAGTGTGTTAATCAGATCCTTTTACGAGACATGGAGGAGGAAGAGAGTATTCTTTCCATACCTAGGAAGTTTAAACATCGAGGAAGAATCGTCCGATTTCAACCAGCTAAATTATCGGATATCGAGTCCGTGGGATCTGAAATGGAGAGGAAGAACTCTGAAGAAGGAATTACAGAAAAAGAATTAGCTAGCAACGAATTGACCGATGTTTCTGTAAACAGTTTCGAACCCACTGCTACAGAAGACGAGTTTGGCATGAGTCTTACTGAAAGTACTTCAACCTCAAATGTTGCAACCACGATCACGAATCATGAGTCGAGTCTTGAGGAAGAATCGGAAGAATCAAAGGCTATTCCAATTGTCATTATAGAACCAAAGGTCGAAGTTGAGGAGACGAGGCATACGAGTTTCCCCTCTTCACAGGTGATACAAAAGACGAAAACGTCTGTAAATGCGTCGAATCCACCTTTAAAATTAGAGCGTATCGAGGAAAAGACTTGTCTGCAGATGTCTACGAAAGGATTGACCATAGCGAAAAATTTGGATTATGAGGATATCGAGTCACTTCCGGAGATTATATCACCACCTCCTAAAACACCTCCTGCGTTGCCTCCCAAACCGCAGTTCAAGAATAACACGTTAATCTTAAAAAAGATTCCTAGCCCCTCGTTTCTCATCGATGAGACGCGGAAGAAGCAACAGCTACTTGAACCTAGTTCGTCTGAACATAGCAAGAAGATATTCGGTTTTATATCTTCTCCTTTAAAATCTGCGGGGATTAACGTATCATCTGCGAGAAGTTTAAACTTCGACGATGCGATTAATAAAGTTACAGGGAACAATGAAGAGGGGAACTTCTGGAAAAACAGGTTTAATAATGTCCGATCTTCATTCCAGACGCGTCAGAGCGTCAGTCATGAAACTAACGGGGAACAAACCCGGAAAATTCCCAGAGTCACTAACATCGTTCGCCATTTTGAAGAATTCAAAATTGGCGGTGAATCGGAGGATCAAACAAAAGAACGCACGAAAACCAAGGAGAAACATGTCCATTCAGAATTTGATCAGGAATTTGATATCAGACAAAATTTTGAAGAGTTCAATTTGGATGAATGTGATTTGTCAGATGATCCGGATAGACCAGAGGGCGATGGATCGGAGAGGCTCGGTAATCTTGGGGCGACGGTTGGTCAGAACGAGAAAACTGCCGCAACCAAAGACAATAATAATGTTCCTCTTGCTGCGAGCAATTCGAGCAGCGGCTACGATCACTTCTTAGAAACTACAGGTCTTAGCAACAAATCCATATTAACACCATCGAGGTTGCTGAGCAACCACAAGAGTATGTTAAAGCCAAAAGACGTCAAGTATAAGAATAAGATCAAAGCGACAGCAGTTATGGAAAAACATGGTGTTTCCACGACGAACAATACTACCCATATTAGACATTGGACTGGCCCATTCGTCTGA
- the LOC126916138 gene encoding uncharacterized protein DDB_G0284459-like isoform X1 — translation MIVSTIFSSVTGFHRRQSNDAGRNAELTMETEVRTLKQELVRTQEALKAATKRCRDLVKELDNRTANHESERSLRDQQLSRILRALLVLEARLKQEQKSIRQLLCEKDNVIKNQQLEIAKLRRYTKNYIKCKREQTLGKSSMKLNTATDIKNNDLQTPNADAGSRQNCGISKEIQNLKCEIITKLNSSEIPVALEELDRGVKKTHSFAGSDISKTSLTSSENTDVSIITTTTEGSPSLLSTEGFCEGESSDVSPGSTLNKSNRCSPTMVTDSENEITMIYDGDDDEQTMLVENGSKLPRKKLGIGRSRTQKALNETDMIEPTNIARTESKDDGMDCNFVSEDEEKEQEPIYVNACNETNSRNLEHTGNVIAEMPKMNEDYSNNNNNSSNNGSNNNNSVCLKMEIEEHNAEETSGNWYSDPDEDKVNDDVFRHSTYRPNSKHNSVLECVNQILLRDMEEEESILSIPRKFKHRGRIVRFQPAKLSDIESVGSEMERKNSEEGITEKELASNELTDVSVNSFEPTATEDEFGMSLTESTSTSNVATTITNHESSLEEESEESKAIPIVIIEPKVEVEETRHTSFPSSQVIQKTKTSVNASNPPLKLERIEEKTCLQMSTKGLTIAKNLDYEDIESLPEIISPPPKTPPALPPKPQFKNNTLILKKIPSPSFLIDETRKKQQLLEPSSSEHSKKIFGFISSPLKSAGINVSSARSLNFDDAINKVTGNNEEGNFWKNRFNNVRSSFQTRQSVSHETNGEQTRKIPRVTNIVRHFEEFKIGGESEDQTKERTKTKEKHVHSEFDQEFDIRQNFEEFNLDECDLSDDPDRPEGDGSERLGNLGATVGQNEKTAATKDNNNVPLAASNSSSGYDHFLETTGLSNKSILTPSRLLSNHKSMLKPKDVKYKNKIKATAVMEKHGVSTTNNTTHIRHWTGPFV, via the exons ATGGAAACCGAGGTGCGAACTCTCAAGCAAGAGCTGGTTCGTACTCAGGAGGCCTTGAAGGCAGCCACGAAGAGATGCCGTGATCTGGTGAAAGAGCTGGACAATCGCACTGCGAACCACGAGTCCGAAAGAAGTCTTCGAGATCAGCAATTATCGCGGATACTTCGTGCTCTGTTGGTGCTGGAGGCACGGCTGAAGCAAGAGCAGAAATCGATCAGACAACTACTTTGCGAAAAGGACAATGTGATCAAGAACCAGCAGCTTGAAATCGCTAAGCTCAGACGTTACACCAAGAATTATATCAAATGCAAACGCGAACAGACCCTTGGTAAATCGTCAATGAAGCTTAACACGGCAACCGACATTAAAAACAACGATTTGCAAACGCCCAATGCCGAT GCAGGCTCCAGGCAAAACTGTGGAATTAGTAAAGAGATTCAAAACCTGAAGTGCGAGATAATCACAAAACTGAATTCGTCGGAGATACCTGTTGCGCTCGAAGAGTTGGACAGAGGGGTGAAGAAGACGCACAGCTTCGCTGGGAGCGATATTTCGAAAACGAGTCTGACGAGCAGCGAAAACACAGATGTGTCGATTATCACAACCACCACAGAGGGCAGCCCCTCGTTGCTCAGCACCGAGGGTTTCTGCGAGGGCGAAAGTAGCGACGTTTCACCCGGTTCCACGCTGAATAAATCCAATAGATGTTCGCCTACGATGGTTACGGATAGCGAGAACGAAATCACAATGATCTACGATGGTGATGATGATGAACAGACGATGTTGGTTGAAAACGGTTCTAAATTGCCGAGGAAAAAGCTAGGAATCGGTAGATCGAGAACACAGAAGGCTTTGAACGAAACGGACATGATCGAACCGACGAATATCGCGAGAACGGAAAGTAAAGACGACGGAATGGACTGTAACTTTGTGTCAGAggacgaagaaaaagaacagGAACCAATTTATGTAAACGCTTGCAACGAGACAAACTCAAGAAATTTAGAACACACAGGAAACGTGATCGCGGAAATGCCGAAGATGAACGAGgattatagtaataataataataacagtagCAATAACgggagtaataataataatagtgt ATGCCTAAAAATGGAAATCGAAGAACACAACGCAGAAGAGACCAGCGGGAACTGGTACAGCGACCCTGACGAGGATAAAGTCAACGACGACGTCTTTAGGCACAGCACATATCGACCGAATAGCAAACATAATTCCGTTTTGGAGTGTGTTAATCAGATCCTTTTACGAGACATGGAGGAGGAAGAGAGTATTCTTTCCATACCTAGGAAGTTTAAACATCGAGGAAGAATCGTCCGATTTCAACCAGCTAAATTATCGGATATCGAGTCCGTGGGATCTGAAATGGAGAGGAAGAACTCTGAAGAAGGAATTACAGAAAAAGAATTAGCTAGCAACGAATTGACCGATGTTTCTGTAAACAGTTTCGAACCCACTGCTACAGAAGACGAGTTTGGCATGAGTCTTACTGAAAGTACTTCAACCTCAAATGTTGCAACCACGATCACGAATCATGAGTCGAGTCTTGAGGAAGAATCGGAAGAATCAAAGGCTATTCCAATTGTCATTATAGAACCAAAGGTCGAAGTTGAGGAGACGAGGCATACGAGTTTCCCCTCTTCACAGGTGATACAAAAGACGAAAACGTCTGTAAATGCGTCGAATCCACCTTTAAAATTAGAGCGTATCGAGGAAAAGACTTGTCTGCAGATGTCTACGAAAGGATTGACCATAGCGAAAAATTTGGATTATGAGGATATCGAGTCACTTCCGGAGATTATATCACCACCTCCTAAAACACCTCCTGCGTTGCCTCCCAAACCGCAGTTCAAGAATAACACGTTAATCTTAAAAAAGATTCCTAGCCCCTCGTTTCTCATCGATGAGACGCGGAAGAAGCAACAGCTACTTGAACCTAGTTCGTCTGAACATAGCAAGAAGATATTCGGTTTTATATCTTCTCCTTTAAAATCTGCGGGGATTAACGTATCATCTGCGAGAAGTTTAAACTTCGACGATGCGATTAATAAAGTTACAGGGAACAATGAAGAGGGGAACTTCTGGAAAAACAGGTTTAATAATGTCCGATCTTCATTCCAGACGCGTCAGAGCGTCAGTCATGAAACTAACGGGGAACAAACCCGGAAAATTCCCAGAGTCACTAACATCGTTCGCCATTTTGAAGAATTCAAAATTGGCGGTGAATCGGAGGATCAAACAAAAGAACGCACGAAAACCAAGGAGAAACATGTCCATTCAGAATTTGATCAGGAATTTGATATCAGACAAAATTTTGAAGAGTTCAATTTGGATGAATGTGATTTGTCAGATGATCCGGATAGACCAGAGGGCGATGGATCGGAGAGGCTCGGTAATCTTGGGGCGACGGTTGGTCAGAACGAGAAAACTGCCGCAACCAAAGACAATAATAATGTTCCTCTTGCTGCGAGCAATTCGAGCAGCGGCTACGATCACTTCTTAGAAACTACAGGTCTTAGCAACAAATCCATATTAACACCATCGAGGTTGCTGAGCAACCACAAGAGTATGTTAAAGCCAAAAGACGTCAAGTATAAGAATAAGATCAAAGCGACAGCAGTTATGGAAAAACATGGTGTTTCCACGACGAACAATACTACCCATATTAGACATTGGACTGGCCCATTCGTCTGA